One genomic region from Leguminivora glycinivorella isolate SPB_JAAS2020 chromosome 8, LegGlyc_1.1, whole genome shotgun sequence encodes:
- the LOC125228463 gene encoding uncharacterized protein LOC125228463, whose product MVKYFVTEEPYRKATGFPKNPVALEEYRLYINRVFRDPVSRTVMCCADTDDDTQDIMGISCIAEEKETNWNMTAGMETEEAKKYNEICADDELGFDLMKKFNIPSHYADKSLLVLPKYRGHCISQQF is encoded by the exons ATGGTGAAGTATTTCGTCACGGAGGAACCTTATCGGAAGGCAACAG GTTTTCCGAAAAATCCAGTAGCTCTAGAAGAATACAGATTATACATAAACAGAGTATTTCGTGATCCAGTCAGTCGCACCGTAATGTGTTGTGCCGACACTGATGACGACACCCAGGATATTATGGGCATTTCCTGTATAGCTGAGGAAAAGGAAACAAATTGGAATATG ACTGCTGGCATGGAAACAGAAGAAGCCAAAAAGTATAACGAAATATGTGCCGATGACGAGTTAGGCTTCGACTTGATGAAAAAATTCAATATTCCGTCGCACTACGCTGATAAATCATTGCTAGTGTTACCGAAGTACCGAGGACACTGTATATCACAACAGTTTTAG